In Acinetobacter piscicola, a single window of DNA contains:
- a CDS encoding OmpP1/FadL family transporter, with translation MRMQPKFITVALALISAGSVSPTFAQGYGVNEQSISAMGSAYAGRGAHVQDASILYGNPAGITQLEHAEISQNVTFVKAYSDIKNSQGSGLAQNGTHEGDFVPEVVLGSSYASVPLNHLVDGLSAGIGLYVPYGISSNYESSFQGSVFGDKTKVKVVSLQPTVAYEINPKVSVGVGATINRMDGEINQSLTGASDRTGLKGEDFAGGYNVGVLLRPTDKTHVGLTYHSKVEFKLKDTAYIQDLNPLALLANPQAAALLSQKGIDLSKLPALNNLNMTSYDASLKVTTPESTELSVSYQATPNLNLLASATWTRWSRLGTLSPETGFSADLLLAQNSQLAGLLGQMAASGKLSPQEIAGIKQMVNAQLSGQHDEALKFKDNWMFNVGTEYTLNPQWKLRAGYAYDQTPVDTAHRTVRLPLGNRHLISVGATYNATANTSIDAGYMYIFENTARVHQEKATASYSAEYQNKAHTVGLQINHRF, from the coding sequence ATGCGTATGCAACCTAAATTCATCACTGTCGCGCTTGCGCTGATCAGTGCAGGTTCAGTCTCCCCTACATTTGCACAAGGTTATGGTGTAAATGAACAAAGTATTTCTGCAATGGGCTCAGCTTATGCAGGACGTGGAGCGCATGTACAAGATGCTTCGATTCTTTACGGTAACCCTGCCGGCATCACTCAATTAGAACATGCAGAAATCAGCCAAAATGTGACTTTTGTAAAAGCCTATTCAGATATTAAAAATTCACAAGGTTCAGGTTTAGCACAAAATGGTACTCATGAGGGTGACTTTGTGCCTGAAGTTGTTTTAGGTTCAAGTTATGCATCTGTTCCTTTAAATCATTTGGTGGATGGTTTATCTGCAGGGATTGGGCTTTATGTCCCTTATGGGATCTCAAGTAATTATGAATCTAGCTTTCAAGGTTCTGTCTTTGGGGACAAAACTAAAGTTAAAGTCGTAAGCTTACAACCCACTGTTGCTTATGAAATTAACCCCAAAGTATCGGTTGGTGTCGGTGCAACCATTAACCGTATGGATGGTGAAATTAACCAAAGTTTGACAGGTGCAAGTGATCGCACAGGTCTCAAAGGGGAAGATTTCGCGGGTGGCTATAATGTGGGTGTTTTGCTCCGTCCGACCGACAAAACACATGTAGGCTTAACGTATCATTCTAAAGTCGAATTTAAACTCAAAGATACTGCTTATATTCAAGATTTAAATCCTTTAGCTTTATTGGCAAATCCTCAAGCTGCGGCATTGTTGAGCCAAAAAGGCATTGATCTGTCTAAATTACCTGCGCTAAATAACTTAAATATGACCTCATATGATGCCTCACTCAAAGTAACAACGCCTGAAAGTACTGAATTGTCCGTGTCTTATCAAGCAACACCTAATTTAAATCTATTAGCAAGTGCAACATGGACACGTTGGAGCCGTTTAGGGACATTAAGCCCTGAAACAGGTTTTAGTGCCGATTTATTATTAGCACAAAATAGCCAATTGGCGGGATTATTGGGACAAATGGCGGCATCAGGTAAATTAAGCCCACAAGAAATTGCAGGTATTAAGCAAATGGTCAATGCCCAATTAAGTGGTCAACATGATGAAGCGTTAAAGTTCAAAGACAACTGGATGTTTAATGTGGGTACTGAATACACGCTCAATCCGCAGTGGAAACTACGTGCAGGTTATGCCTACGACCAAACACCTGTAGATACAGCACATCGTACTGTACGTTTACCTTTAGGTAATCGTCATTTAATCAGTGTGGGTGCAACCTACAATGCCACAGCAAATACATCAATTGATGCAGGCTATATGTACATCTTTGAAAATACAGCACGTGTGCATCAAGAAAAAGCGACTGCTAGCTATTCAGCAGAATATCAAAATAAAGCACATACTGTTGGTTTACAAATAAATCACCGTTTCTAA
- a CDS encoding Maf family protein, which translates to MSDFKLQHAQIILASSSQTRQDLMNRLRLEYHCISPEIDESPRGEIHADDLAKRLAFEKAQVIAKDHPNAIVIGSDQVAWREHAPQDFIGKPLTVEKAIQQLQANAGKNVYFSTALSVQHAASGFEQTLVEHYHVKFRELSLAEIQRYIEIDQPLHCAGSFKCESLGISLFEQMIGQDQTTLMGMPMIQLCRILRSLGRHLP; encoded by the coding sequence ATGTCTGATTTTAAGCTACAACATGCCCAAATTATCTTGGCATCCTCAAGTCAAACACGACAAGACTTAATGAACCGTTTGCGACTTGAGTATCACTGTATCTCCCCTGAGATTGATGAATCACCGCGTGGTGAAATCCATGCCGATGATCTGGCAAAACGGCTTGCTTTTGAAAAAGCGCAAGTAATTGCCAAAGATCATCCGAACGCCATTGTCATTGGTTCTGACCAAGTCGCTTGGCGTGAGCATGCGCCACAGGATTTTATCGGTAAGCCTTTAACTGTAGAAAAAGCCATTCAACAACTGCAAGCAAATGCTGGTAAAAATGTCTATTTCAGTACAGCGCTCAGTGTGCAACATGCAGCATCAGGTTTTGAACAAACTTTGGTGGAACATTATCATGTCAAGTTTCGTGAATTAAGCCTTGCAGAAATTCAACGTTATATCGAAATAGACCAACCCTTGCATTGTGCAGGTAGCTTTAAGTGTGAAAGTTTGGGAATTTCGTTATTTGAACAGATGATTGGTCAAGATCAAACCACGTTGATGGGCATGCCCATGATTCAGTTATGTCGCATTTTAAGAAGTTTAGGACGCCATCTTCCCTAA
- a CDS encoding DUF2237 family protein — MSFHPDPKINGLNVFGQPLASCCFSPITGYFRNGFCHTATTDLGQHTVCAEMTSEFLSYSQKMGNDLITPLPEHGFPGLQPGDFWCLCVTRWVQAYQDGQAPRVKAEACHQAVLAHVPLDVLMEYAI, encoded by the coding sequence ATGTCTTTTCATCCTGATCCTAAAATTAATGGTTTAAATGTCTTTGGTCAGCCTTTGGCAAGTTGTTGCTTTTCCCCAATCACAGGTTATTTCCGTAATGGTTTTTGCCATACAGCAACAACTGATTTAGGGCAGCATACGGTTTGTGCGGAAATGACGTCTGAATTTCTCAGCTATTCACAAAAAATGGGCAATGACCTCATTACCCCACTCCCTGAACATGGTTTTCCGGGTTTACAACCGGGTGATTTTTGGTGTTTATGTGTGACACGTTGGGTACAGGCTTATCAAGATGGGCAAGCACCACGTGTTAAAGCCGAAGCATGTCATCAAGCCGTTTTAGCTCATGTGCCTTTAGATGTATTAATGGAATATGCGATTTAA
- a CDS encoding phosphoglycerate kinase: MNFQRMTDLDLTGKRVLIREDLNVPVKNGVITSDARLRAALPTIKLALEKGAAVMVYSHLGRPVEGEPKPEQSLAPVAAYLTEALGQEVKLFTDYLEGVEVAAGQVVLLENCRFNAGEKKNNPELAQKYAALCDVFVMDAFGTAHRAEASTEGVARLAKVAAAGPLLAAELDALGRALQTPEKPMVAIVAGSKVSTKLDVLTSLSDICDQLIVGGGIANTFLAAAGFNVGKSLCENDLIDTAKAIAAKVSVPLPTDVVVADASEINFDDFLGSLAAAKAVVKKVEDVADNDMILDVGPETAKAFAEILKTSKTILWNGPVGVFEVDQFGEGTKALSLAIAESEGFSIAGGGDTLAAIDKYEVADKIGYISTGGGAFLEFVEGKTLPAVAVLLERA; encoded by the coding sequence ATGAATTTTCAGCGTATGACTGACCTTGATTTAACGGGCAAACGTGTTCTGATTCGTGAAGATTTGAATGTACCTGTTAAAAATGGTGTGATTACTAGCGATGCACGTTTACGTGCAGCTTTACCGACAATCAAACTTGCACTTGAAAAAGGTGCTGCGGTAATGGTGTATTCACATTTAGGTCGTCCTGTTGAAGGTGAGCCAAAACCTGAACAATCTTTAGCACCTGTTGCAGCATATTTAACTGAGGCTTTGGGGCAAGAAGTTAAATTATTTACAGACTATTTAGAGGGTGTTGAGGTGGCAGCAGGTCAAGTGGTTTTACTTGAAAACTGTCGTTTTAATGCAGGTGAAAAGAAAAATAATCCTGAACTTGCTCAAAAATATGCAGCGCTTTGTGATGTATTTGTGATGGATGCATTTGGTACAGCACACCGTGCAGAAGCTTCAACTGAAGGTGTTGCCCGTTTAGCAAAAGTTGCAGCAGCAGGACCTTTATTGGCTGCTGAATTAGATGCTCTAGGTCGTGCATTGCAAACACCTGAAAAACCAATGGTGGCAATCGTTGCAGGTTCTAAAGTATCCACTAAACTTGATGTGTTAACGTCACTTTCTGATATTTGTGATCAATTGATTGTGGGTGGTGGTATTGCCAATACTTTCCTTGCTGCGGCAGGTTTCAATGTGGGTAAATCATTGTGTGAAAATGATTTGATTGATACGGCAAAAGCGATTGCAGCAAAAGTTTCTGTTCCACTTCCAACTGATGTTGTGGTTGCGGATGCGTCAGAAATTAACTTTGATGATTTCTTAGGTTCATTGGCTGCTGCAAAAGCAGTTGTGAAAAAAGTTGAAGATGTTGCAGATAATGACATGATTTTAGATGTTGGTCCTGAAACAGCAAAAGCATTTGCAGAAATCTTAAAAACATCAAAAACAATCCTTTGGAATGGTCCTGTTGGCGTATTTGAAGTGGATCAATTCGGTGAAGGCACAAAAGCACTTTCATTGGCAATCGCTGAATCTGAAGGCTTCTCAATTGCAGGTGGTGGTGATACTTTAGCTGCGATTGACAAATATGAAGTTGCAGACAAAATTGGTTATATCTCTACAGGTGGTGGTGCATTCCTTGAGTTTGTAGAAGGCAAAACTCTTCCAGCGGTGGCAGTATTACTAGAACGTGCATAA
- the fba gene encoding class II fructose-bisphosphate aldolase (catalyzes the reversible aldol condensation of dihydroxyacetonephosphate and glyceraldehyde 3-phosphate in the Calvin cycle, glycolysis, and/or gluconeogenesis), producing the protein MALISLRQLLDHAGEHNYGVPAFNVNNLEQMRAIMLAADETNSPVIVQASAGARKYAGAPFLRHLILAAIEEWPHIPVVMHQDHGTDPDVCQRSIQLGFSSVMMDGSLGADGKTPTTYEYNVDVTRRTVQMAHACGVSVEGEIGCLGSLETGMAGEEDGVGAEGVLDHSQLLTSVEEARSFVADTNVDALAIAVGTSHGAYKFTRPPTGDILAIDRIKEIHAALPNTHLVMHGSSSVPQEWLAVINQYGGDIKETYGVPVEQLVEAIKHGVRKINIDTDLRLASTGAMRRMMAEQPSEFDPRKFFAKTVDAMKQICVDRYTAFGTAGNADKIRPISLEKMVERYK; encoded by the coding sequence ATGGCTCTTATTTCATTGCGCCAGCTCTTGGATCATGCCGGTGAACACAATTACGGCGTTCCAGCGTTTAACGTAAACAACTTAGAACAAATGCGTGCAATCATGTTAGCCGCAGATGAAACAAATTCACCTGTAATCGTGCAAGCTTCGGCAGGTGCGCGTAAATATGCAGGTGCTCCATTCTTACGTCACCTTATTTTGGCAGCGATTGAAGAATGGCCACATATTCCAGTGGTAATGCATCAAGACCATGGTACAGACCCTGATGTCTGTCAGCGTTCAATCCAATTGGGCTTTTCATCCGTAATGATGGACGGTTCTTTGGGTGCAGATGGTAAAACACCAACAACTTATGAATATAACGTTGATGTGACTCGTCGTACAGTTCAAATGGCACATGCATGTGGTGTTTCTGTTGAGGGTGAAATTGGTTGTTTGGGTAGCCTTGAAACAGGTATGGCGGGTGAAGAAGATGGCGTAGGCGCAGAAGGCGTACTTGACCATTCACAACTTCTCACTTCTGTTGAAGAAGCTCGTAGCTTTGTTGCCGATACGAATGTTGATGCGCTTGCAATTGCTGTAGGTACTTCACACGGTGCGTACAAATTTACACGTCCACCTACAGGCGACATTTTGGCAATTGACCGTATTAAAGAAATTCATGCGGCACTTCCAAATACACACCTTGTGATGCATGGTTCAAGCTCTGTGCCACAAGAATGGTTGGCTGTGATTAACCAATATGGCGGCGACATCAAAGAAACTTATGGTGTTCCTGTTGAACAATTGGTTGAAGCGATCAAACACGGTGTACGTAAAATCAACATCGATACAGACTTACGTTTAGCATCTACAGGCGCAATGCGTCGCATGATGGCTGAACAACCAAGTGAATTTGACCCACGTAAATTCTTTGCAAAAACTGTAGATGCAATGAAACAAATCTGTGTAGACCGTTATACAGCATTTGGCACAGCAGGCAATGCAGACAAAATTCGTCCAATTTCTTTAGAGAAAATGGTTGAACGTTATAAATAA
- a CDS encoding DMT family transporter: MELIFSAALCSVLVSILLKIAKNKGYDALQMITWNYAIASVLGYLWFKPDFAHISIAQTPWWLIVVLGMVLPSIFLCLAKSLHTVGILKTEIAQRLSVVLSLFAAYFFFQEQFNLLKIIGVVLGIGAVLCLIVSKSTSDVSPTTKQGIFYLLSVWMGYALVDILLKYTSSLGLQFAVTLNLMFIFAFVCSVLYLLFKKAQWQTKNILAGAVLGILNFANIALYVKAHILLKDSPAVVFAGMNILVVLFGVIAGLLIFKEKLKGLTVLGLIFGLVGVVCLALAI; the protein is encoded by the coding sequence ATGGAGCTTATTTTTTCAGCAGCCTTGTGTAGTGTACTGGTGTCGATCCTGCTTAAAATTGCAAAGAACAAAGGTTATGATGCCTTGCAAATGATCACATGGAATTATGCCATTGCCAGTGTGTTGGGTTATTTATGGTTTAAGCCTGATTTTGCCCATATTTCTATTGCACAAACGCCGTGGTGGTTGATTGTTGTATTGGGAATGGTGTTACCCAGTATTTTTCTATGTCTTGCTAAATCATTACATACTGTTGGTATTCTTAAAACCGAAATTGCACAGCGTTTATCGGTGGTTTTATCTTTATTCGCTGCATATTTTTTCTTTCAAGAACAATTTAACCTGTTAAAAATCATCGGTGTTGTACTTGGGATTGGGGCAGTATTGTGCTTGATTGTTTCAAAATCTACATCAGATGTATCGCCAACCACTAAGCAGGGCATATTTTATCTGCTTAGTGTATGGATGGGCTATGCCTTAGTCGATATCTTACTGAAATATACAAGTAGTTTAGGTTTACAGTTTGCAGTCACTTTAAACTTGATGTTTATCTTTGCATTTGTCTGTTCAGTACTTTATTTGCTGTTTAAAAAAGCACAATGGCAAACAAAAAATATTTTGGCTGGGGCAGTTTTAGGGATCTTGAACTTTGCCAATATTGCACTTTATGTCAAAGCACACATTTTATTGAAAGATTCTCCTGCGGTTGTATTTGCAGGGATGAATATTTTGGTGGTGTTATTTGGTGTGATTGCAGGGTTATTGATTTTTAAAGAAAAATTAAAAGGACTGACAGTATTGGGTTTGATTTTTGGTTTAGTCGGTGTGGTATGTTTGGCTTTAGCGATTTAA
- a CDS encoding GNAT family N-acetyltransferase, translating to MNQDLFSTLYASLYQNQVQLIPLREEHEQALIEVSQDGRLWELHYTSAPHYLEMKAYIEKALTQKAQGLRIPFVVMDQRAGRIVGTTSFRDFDWAVRRVEIGYTWYAQSVQRSHINTNCKFLLLQHAFEVLQANSVILRTDILNLKSQKAIERIGAKRDGVLRQDALRKDGSIRDTVMFSIVRDEWVEVKKHVNQLLTRK from the coding sequence ATGAACCAAGATCTATTTTCCACACTTTATGCATCACTTTATCAAAATCAAGTACAGCTCATTCCTTTACGTGAGGAACATGAGCAGGCGTTGATCGAGGTGAGTCAAGATGGTCGGTTATGGGAACTACACTATACTTCGGCACCACATTATTTAGAAATGAAGGCATATATAGAAAAAGCTTTAACTCAAAAAGCTCAAGGCTTGCGTATTCCTTTTGTGGTGATGGATCAGCGTGCAGGTCGAATTGTAGGAACAACCAGTTTTCGAGATTTTGATTGGGCTGTGCGCCGAGTAGAAATCGGTTATACGTGGTATGCACAATCTGTGCAACGTAGCCATATCAATACCAATTGTAAATTTTTACTTTTACAACATGCTTTTGAAGTTCTACAAGCAAATTCGGTGATTTTAAGAACGGACATTCTTAACCTAAAAAGCCAAAAAGCGATTGAACGAATTGGAGCAAAACGTGATGGCGTTTTACGTCAGGATGCTTTAAGAAAAGATGGTTCAATTCGAGATACGGTAATGTTTAGTATCGTGCGTGATGAGTGGGTAGAAGTGAAAAAACATGTGAACCAACTACTTACTAGAAAATAA
- a CDS encoding CbrC family protein: MNYPHFKYHPNAYILNIFEKEDGICSICHEKRELKYNCSFYSIDTPDYICPWCIENGAAAKLYQGSFNDDMGIENTEFIDDDEIVNVLYPITDEFVDQICHRTPSYASWQQQVWLIHCDEPCQFINYATSKLLHPILHEVLEDIENSNIPLEWIQHHLTIDSDFSAYLFQCIHCGKHRLHLDSC; this comes from the coding sequence ATGAATTATCCTCACTTTAAGTACCATCCCAATGCTTACATACTAAATATCTTTGAAAAAGAAGATGGAATTTGCTCAATTTGTCATGAAAAACGAGAGTTAAAATACAACTGCTCTTTTTATAGCATAGATACACCAGATTATATTTGCCCATGGTGTATTGAAAATGGTGCAGCCGCGAAGCTTTATCAAGGGTCATTTAATGATGATATGGGCATTGAAAATACCGAGTTTATTGATGACGATGAAATCGTGAATGTTTTATACCCCATTACAGATGAGTTTGTAGATCAAATCTGTCATCGCACACCAAGTTATGCCAGTTGGCAACAACAAGTTTGGCTTATACACTGTGATGAACCATGTCAATTCATCAATTATGCTACTAGTAAGTTATTACACCCCATTTTGCATGAAGTTCTTGAAGATATTGAAAATTCAAATATTCCATTAGAATGGATACAACATCATTTAACTATAGACAGTGATTTCAGTGCTTATTTGTTTCAATGTATTCACTGTGGCAAACACCGTTTGCATTTAGACAGTTGTTAA
- a CDS encoding helix-turn-helix domain-containing protein — MDLNTYITNKFKNFNEFLETHWHDYPTSYKEIQTLLFFQSYTTKELSEKFEINIYQSLKYSTLKYYFQKIEKYIDTPPKQLFPASFHRPYEHILNEFKYLSFYQEPFEFHRKIERLKETLNKISIPIHSHEIYSEILKVLNQSFDFLADSDVCIEHKIKLVDLWHNIHNLETVVAYTSLDKIKNILKQYQQKSHIDYYLNLIHLGENQCVEFKERTTDLLTNRKSDRWVKACFAFMNTRNGYVFIGVADDLKIVGIEQEMQDFFNNSLDLMKRSLIDKLAHESHKISNIYSTLEDIQIQGKTILVFKCHKADRPLYYKGEIFMRTNGQTTRVPPELIDSFREAFYC; from the coding sequence ATGGATTTAAACACATATATCACCAATAAATTTAAAAACTTTAATGAGTTTTTAGAAACCCATTGGCACGACTACCCCACTAGCTATAAAGAAATCCAAACTTTATTATTTTTTCAGTCCTATACCACCAAAGAGCTTTCAGAAAAATTTGAAATTAATATTTATCAATCTTTAAAATATTCCACACTGAAATATTATTTTCAAAAAATAGAAAAATATATCGACACTCCACCTAAACAACTTTTTCCTGCTTCTTTCCACCGCCCCTATGAACATATTTTAAATGAGTTTAAATATTTAAGTTTTTATCAAGAGCCTTTTGAGTTTCATAGAAAAATTGAACGACTAAAAGAAACCTTGAATAAAATCTCAATTCCGATCCATAGCCATGAGATCTATAGTGAAATTTTAAAGGTTTTAAATCAAAGTTTTGATTTTTTAGCAGATTCAGATGTTTGTATTGAGCATAAAATCAAACTGGTTGACCTGTGGCATAATATTCACAATCTTGAAACCGTAGTCGCTTATACATCCTTAGACAAAATTAAAAATATACTTAAACAGTATCAACAAAAATCACATATTGATTATTATCTCAACTTAATTCATCTTGGAGAAAATCAATGCGTTGAATTTAAAGAACGTACTACTGACCTATTAACCAATCGTAAATCTGATCGTTGGGTTAAAGCTTGTTTTGCATTTATGAATACACGAAATGGTTATGTCTTTATTGGGGTTGCTGATGATTTAAAAATCGTGGGAATAGAACAAGAAATGCAGGATTTTTTTAATAATTCTTTAGACTTGATGAAACGTAGTTTGATTGACAAACTCGCGCATGAAAGTCATAAAATTTCTAATATTTATTCGACACTTGAAGATATTCAAATACAAGGAAAAACCATTTTAGTGTTTAAATGTCATAAAGCTGATCGACCATTATATTATAAAGGTGAAATTTTTATGCGTACTAATGGGCAAACGACCCGTGTGCCACCTGAGTTAATAGACAGTTTTCGAGAAGCTTTTTATTGTTAA
- the ispF gene encoding 2-C-methyl-D-erythritol 2,4-cyclodiphosphate synthase: MIIPIRIGQGMDVHAFEEGDFVTLAGIQIPHTQGLKAHSDGDVVLHALCDALLGALALGDIGQHFPDTDPEFEGADSRKLLKHVYQLILDRGYVLNNADITVACERPKLAKHNLAMRQSIADVLDVDVTQISVKATTTEQLGFTGRQEGILSTATVLISHHSK, translated from the coding sequence ATGATCATACCAATTCGCATTGGACAAGGAATGGATGTACATGCTTTTGAGGAAGGTGATTTTGTGACTTTAGCAGGGATTCAAATTCCGCATACACAAGGTTTGAAAGCACATTCTGATGGTGATGTGGTGTTACATGCTTTATGTGATGCATTATTGGGTGCTTTAGCACTAGGTGATATTGGTCAACATTTCCCTGATACAGATCCAGAGTTTGAAGGTGCTGATAGCCGTAAGTTGCTTAAACATGTATATCAACTTATTTTAGATCGTGGCTATGTACTCAATAATGCTGATATTACTGTGGCATGCGAGCGTCCAAAATTAGCAAAACATAATTTAGCAATGCGTCAAAGTATTGCAGATGTATTAGATGTTGATGTGACGCAGATCAGTGTTAAAGCCACCACCACTGAACAATTAGGCTTTACAGGGCGTCAGGAAGGAATTTTATCGACTGCGACGGTGTTGATTAGTCATCACAGTAAATAA